Sequence from the Nitrospirota bacterium genome:
CACGCGGGTGCTGGAATGGATGGGCCTCGGCCTGACGGGCGCCCTCATACTCGTGGCTTGGTGGAAAGCCGGTGGATAGCGGGGAATGCATTCCCCCCCCAAGCCTGTGATTGGGAATTCCCACTTGCGAACACGATGGGAGGCGTGATAGAAAGCGTGCAGGGATAGAAAACATGGTACGGGGGAGAATGAAAATCGGGGGAGCACTCGGCTCAATCGTCATCCTCGCGCTCTGCGCGTCGCCCGCGTATGCCATCCGCGCCGTGCCGTGGATTCCGGGGCGGACGGTGGTCGTCCAACTCAGGCAAGGCCAGACTACGGAAGTCATTTTCCCTTCCGATATCAGTCAGTTCTCCAACCCTGAAGCCGAACTCTTCTCGATCCAGTTCACCGGGGCACGGCTTTACGTGAAGCCGACGGCCTCGCTATCTCCCACCCGGCTTTTCGCCACGGATACGGCCGGCCGCAGCTACGTGATCGAACTCCAGGAGGCCGCGGAGGGACAGAGGGAGGACGACAGCGTGGAGATCAGCCTGGAAGTGGCCGAAGGGCGCCCCGCGCCGGTCGCGCCCGGGCCGAACCGGCTTGTCTTGGATCTTATGAAAGCGATGCGGCTGGAGCGGCCCGTCGCGGGCTACCAAGTAACCGAGAAAAAGGGGGAGCTTTTTTACGAGGAGCCGAAGGTCCTCCAGTTCCGCCTCATCCGTGTTTATGAGGGAAGTGTCATGATCGGCTATGTGTACGAGATCGAGAATATGTCAAACGGTCCGCTCCGAGTGAATCCCCAGGAGTTCACGTTCAAAGGCTACGTCGCAGGATCGGTGGCGGACATGCAACTGGCGCCTGCCGAACCGAAGGATTCCGTGGAGGCGTTCAAGGGCAATCCGAAGAAGACCATCGCGTACGTTGTCGTTTCGAAGGCGGGGATTCGAAAATGAACAAGATCAAAGAATGGCTGGACAAGCGTGGACTCAAAGGCGGGAAGCTCTATGCCGCCATCGGGGCGATCGTCGTCATCGGGCTGATGTTCGTGGTTGCGAGTCTTCCCAAGGAAGCGAAGGCCCCCGCGGGACCGAAGTCGGCCGCGCTCATCCCTTCCGCTTCGCTCGGCGCGATCGCAAACCAGGCGGGAGGGTCCAT
This genomic interval carries:
- a CDS encoding type-F conjugative transfer system secretin TraK, translating into MVRGRMKIGGALGSIVILALCASPAYAIRAVPWIPGRTVVVQLRQGQTTEVIFPSDISQFSNPEAELFSIQFTGARLYVKPTASLSPTRLFATDTAGRSYVIELQEAAEGQREDDSVEISLEVAEGRPAPVAPGPNRLVLDLMKAMRLERPVAGYQVTEKKGELFYEEPKVLQFRLIRVYEGSVMIGYVYEIENMSNGPLRVNPQEFTFKGYVAGSVADMQLAPAEPKDSVEAFKGNPKKTIAYVVVSKAGIRK